In Ipomoea triloba cultivar NCNSP0323 chromosome 7, ASM357664v1, a single genomic region encodes these proteins:
- the LOC116025861 gene encoding uncharacterized protein LOC116025861 produces the protein MMSAWSVLLPASPKTMFKFCPLFFIIISIILSLWHLIVSVSGSDSWLVHEYVRQADRQFKQKTNRFWEFEEQSKSWVEVELPYDLVSCVNNQCTKVNRIEGERKKKKTEQHVQKQSDQKMDQDGPEETPEPLLPLRKRVSLRKMSESSVWVTGESGSIYERFWNGLQWVIAPHELPVSAGYAVSVFIVNQTILALSEAAVLYQMQLDENSQPAWIDFSPNCKMIKEKEPCSATQLVSGVVSPEKKRIYFCTKNGSLIELTEVNPPRWKNHGRPAGADVAAIADAAAFRPEVVFTISKTGDLYEFDHNSKPSWKKHIHKEASTQDTLLRPSTGCTLHGLNGAQSSSLFLLSKGGNLTERRLQQRKWKWIYHGSSRDLSLTSITCVGQDNQNENAYSLFLTTATGNVLEYRLPTHSGTSKENENPDNWVNHMHPSDAKAARGIVGVQLQPGRIIFPLDDGRLGELHFSGIGGENIGPNYQVNTKRKVSPKYVWSVLDAPETEGWNAEYCTEENGPSNCISGIRDDTSEADHRTPTTRRRKGSKSQQNYLPIITSGTSSATPLEDYNIPDNWINKNFRLRVMHEGKSFFLITEDGMTFEYLNAENVWFWLSHDQSTAMKGALGSYNGSLFLVDEQGSLLIRERTNSELAWIDCTVMRGGSQITSGPPWDGLSGRAPRATLEDALFFVSKAGRLLQFRVALRKFKWKDCRNPPNTKIASIVDREIFRENIVFVIGSNGRLYQYNKVTELWHEHLQSQHLVLSKVTGTAMRPSPLSSKGSLFMLSEDGGLVEYNWNSLDGWNWVEHGTPDQSVTLVGSPGPCFRGSQLFLIGSNGRVYLRLLDQGTWQWRDCGFPYIPEDKAADKSKQKGTCRNEDFAARTPEFEGNLHPSNKHCDTKVSSTRPIAFTEDSVIFELRDGRLAEMRRAGGMDWRWSHTIGTPTSQCTENFWTALAS, from the exons ATGATGTCTGCATGGTCTGTCCTATTGCCTGCTTCTCCGAAAACTATGTTCAAGTTCTGCCCCttattcttcatcatcatctccaTCATTCTTTCTCTGTGGCATCTGATTGTTTCTGTTTCTGGTTCTGATTCTTGGCTGGTGCATGAGTATGTGAGGCAAGCCGATCGACAATTCAAGCAGAAAACCAACAGGTTTTGGGAGTTTGAAGAGCAATCAAAGAGTTGGGTTGAAGTGGAACTGCCTTATGATCTTGTTTCCTGTGTCAACAATCAGTGCACAAAAGTCAACAGAATAGAGGgggagaggaagaagaagaagactgagCAGCATGTGCAGAAACAGTCAGACCAAAAGATGGATCAAGATGGGCCAGAGGAGACTCCTGAGCCATTACTGCCTCTCAGAAAGAGAGTTTCTTTGAGGAAAATGTCCGAGTCGTCGGTATGGGTGACTGGTGAGAGTGGATCAATCTATGAGAGGTTCTGGAATGGATTGCAGTGGGTGATAGCACCCCATGAATTGCCAGTCTCTGCAGGCTATGCAGTTTCTGTCTTCATTGTCAATCAGACCATTCTTGCTCTATCAGAGGCTGCAGTTTTGTATCAG ATGCAATTGGATGAAAACTCGCAGCCTGCTTGGATTGATTTTTCACCTAACTGTAAAATGATTAAGGAAAAAGAGCCTTGTTCTGCAACCCAACTAGTTTCAGGAGTTGTCTCACCTGAGAAGAA GAGAATATATTTCTGCACCAAGAATGGATCATTAATAGAACTTACTGAGGTTAATCCCCCAAG GTGGAAGAATCATGGCAGACCGGCTGGTGCAGATGTTGCAGCTATTGCTGATGCTGCTGCATTTAGACCTGAAGTAGTTTTCACTATTAG CAAAACCGGTGATCTTTATGAGTTCGATCACAACTCGAAGCCATcgtggaagaaacacatacacAAAGAAGCTTCCACACAAGACACCTTGTTGAGACCCTCCACAGGCTGCACTTTACATGGACTGAATGGAGCTCAATCTTCATCTCTATTTCTCTTGAGTAAG GGTGGGAACTTGACAGAGAGAAGGTTACAGcaaaggaaatggaaatggaTTTACCATGGAAGTTCAAGGGATCTTTCTCTAACATCCATCACATGTGTTGGTCAGGACaatcaaaatgaaaatgcatattCACTGTTTCTCACAACTGCAACTGGAAATGTATTGGAATATCGCCTTCCGACTCATTCAG GCACATCTAAAGAGAATGAAAATCCAGACAATTGGGTAAATCATATGCATCCCTCAGATGCCAAAGCAGCAAGAGGTATTGTAGGAGTACAATTGCAACCTGGCAGAATAATTTTCCCACTAGATGATGGTAGGCTGGGGGAGCTGCATTTCTCTGGCATTGGTGGTGAAAATATTGGCCCAAATTATCAGGTTAACACTAAAAGAAAAGTATCACCGAAATACGTGTGGTCTGTACTAGATGCTCCAGAGACCGAAGGATGGAATGCTGAGTATTGCACGGAAGAAAATGGACCCTCAAACTGCATTTCAGGAATAAGAGATGACACTAGTGAAGCAGATCATAGAACACCAACAACTAGGAGGAGAAAAGGTAGTAAATCACAGCAAAACTATTTACCAATCATTACATCAGGCACTAGCAGTGCCACTCCTCTGGAAGATTACAATATCCCAGACAACTGGATCAACAAAAATTTCCGGCTTCGTGTGATGCACGAAGGCAAATCCTTCTTCCTCATCACAGAAGATGGCATGACATTCGAGTATCTGAATGCTGAAAATGTGTGGTTCTGGCTTAGTCATGATCAATCTACAGCTATGAAAGGTGCCCTTGGAAGCTATAATGGAAGCTTGTTTTTGGTAGATGAGCAAGGAAGTTTACTTATCAGAGAGAGAACCAACAGTGAACTTGCATGGATTGATTGTACTGTCATGAGAGGAGGAAGCCAGATAACCAGTGGCCCTCCATGGGATGGCCTGTCAGGGAGAGCTCCAAGGGCTACACTCGAAGATGCACTCTTCTTTGTCAGCAAAGCTGGAAGGTTACTACAGTTCAGA GTTGCATTGAGAAAGTTCAAATGGAAAGATTGCAGGAATCCACCAAACACAAAGATTGCAAGCATAGTAGACCGGGAAATCTTCAGAGAGAACATAGTGTTTGTCATTGGAAGTAACGGGCGACTATATCAATACAACAAAGTTACTGAACTGTGGCATGAACACTTACAGTCCCAACACTTGGTTCTCTCAAAAGTGACTGGAACCGCAATGAGGCCATCACCTCTCTCGTCGAAGGGTTCTCTTTTCATGCTCTCAGAGGATGGAGGACTAGTGGAATACAATTGGAATTCATTGGATGGCTGGAATTGGGTGGAACATGGAACCCCAGACCAAAGCGTAACTTTGGTTGGCTCCCCTGGGCCATGCTTTCGAGGTTCTCAGCTGTTTTTAATAGGTTCAAATGGAAGAGTGTACCTTAGGCTCCTTGATCAAGGCACATGGCAGTGGAGGGACTGTGGCTTCCCATACATACCTGAAGATAAGGCTGCAGATAAGTCAAAACAGAAAGGAACTTGTAGGAATGAAGATTTTGCTGCCAGAACACCAGAGTTTGAAGGAAATCTGCATCCTTCCAACAAACACTGTGACACAAAG GTTTCATCTACAAGACCAATTGCTTTTACTGAAGATTCAGTCATATTTGAACTGAGAGATGGCAGA TTGGCAGAAATGAGGCGAGCAGGAGGCATGGATTGGAGATGGTCACATACCATTGGCACCCCCACAAGTCAATGCACAGAAAACTTTTGGACTGCTTTGGCATCATGA